CCCTGTTTCACTTGCTGTTCCCACTGTGTGTCCACTGGATCGCTGAGGAAATGACCGTCTCGGTCCTTGTTGATGTcactgctgctgctctttGCCCGTCGCAGTCAACTTGTTCTCAAGCCATTTATATTAATGGCGTTCAACAAACGGTAAAACCCATAAATAATTTTGACCACATGTTTCCATTTGTGAGGTTCAAATATCGTTAATATATACACAGATATTCATATTATCTGTggacccttttttattttatttatttttgttatatgCGGTTGTTTTGTCTTCATTAATTCACTGTCCTCATTTCTCCTGTTTGGAGTCATCTTCATCAGTATTGAAAGGTTTGAGTTGAGCCTCTTGTGTAATTTCTGTGATTGAGGATCTATTTTAGTGCTAACAGCGTGGatatttcataaataattcaccctacgaaagaaaaagaaaagaagaagaagtatgtttaataaataaatggcTTAATTGAACCTGTGCCCTTGAAAGTATGGTTACTTCGACTTCCGGGGCAAGGTGGGTCATTTTAACTTCCGGAGGCAATGTGGGATATTTGACCATACTTTCTGGGGCACTGGAGTAACTAAgcctaaataaattactgaTCCTTACTCTTGGAGAAACATTTACATAGTAGTATGACAAAGTTAAATGTCTAAACTTTCAACATACATGTTACTCTAGTAAAAACAGTACATATATGTTGCCATTATTTTTAGTATCTGTACTCCTTTTGAATAGCAATTCTGGGTTTTGGCCGTCAGCCCAACATAATTAATACGTTTGTCGCTTGCGTGATTGATTTCCAGTCTCTCAGAAATCAGCAATGTTTTTTGTCACAATTGTTTTATGATGTAAAGTGACAATTATCTTCAATGGTCTTCTGATCTAGTGTATTTCATAGGTATACTTAATAATTTTCCTGAAAGTTAAGTACTTTTTTAAACTGATGGTCTGACTTCTGATTATTGCTGACATTGCTGCCTCTGTATAATATCTTGTCAATGACTCAATGCTGTTTACTAAGTTGAGATAGAGATTTTGTTGGGATGGTTAGATTCTGAATACTCAAAGAATGGGACTAATACAGTAAGAACAGTGGGTAGCATTGTGGTTCTTTTGGTGTAATTTCATTGTCCAGAAGGAAAATGGTATGTTGTATGCACCCAGAGGTAGTGAGATGAGATATTTCAGTAAAGTGGAGATTGTTTCATCGGAAGGATGTTCATCTTAATGACTCTAAATGACTATTGTTCTTGGGAACTATGATGATATTGACAATAAAGTGGGATTCTGAATTTTCTGCAATTTatgtttctttccttttgtgtAAAGCTAAAGTTTATCTTAGAACAAATTTTTTGCTTGTAGGTTGTTGGACTTTTCAAGATGGTGGTGCTTCCACTTCTAGGTCAACTGGCAGATGAGCGTGGGCGTAAGCCGCTGCTGCTTTTGACAGTGTCAACAACCATATTTCCTTTCGGTAGGTTATGTCCAAAAATATATTCAGGAATATTCTGTGAAGTCACATAACTATCATGCTGTCAGTATAGGTGCGTCTGTTAAGCCTTTcttttggaaaaacaaaatagaattGAAGTTATGCATCTGTCCTCCTTAAAATGAAAGATGGCAACAAACTCTGCATGTAATTTCTGAAAGTTGCTTCCCAAGCCATTAAAAAGTAAGATATGATATACTAGCATgcctaatttattttcttttatctccATGCTATTTTGATTGAATACATAATCTGATGGGTTTTGGTTGCAGTATTACTTGCCTGGAATCAATCTAAGGAATTTGTGTATGCCTACTATGTGATTCGAACTGTTTCATATATTCTAAGTCAGGGGAGTATTTTCTGCATTGCTGTCGCTTATGTGGTAAGTTTATTCTCACTGGTTGATAGCCATGGATAGGAAATGTAAGGAGTTCACACTTTTCATCCCCCTTTATTAGGCAGATGTTGTCAATGAGAATAAGAGGGCTGCAGTGTTTAGTTGGATCACAGGTCTTTTTTCTGCATCACATGTCTTGGGGAATGTTCTGGCACGCTTTCTTCCCGAGAAGTACATTTTCGCTGTAAGTTGAGGCAATAACCTGTGATATGTTAATATTTATCAGTTAACCTTGTACTAACCAAGCCTTTTGGTTTCAGGTATCAATAGCCCTGTTGATCTTTTGTCCAGTTTATATGCAAATGTTTTTGACTGAGACAATTAATAAACGGGCACCTAAAAGTGACCAAGGTTTATCTTGCCTGACCAAGATAGTTACTATTATCCGTAAACGATATGCATCAATGAGAGATGCTGCAACAATAGTTGTTAGCAGGTAATGGATTCTAGTGGTTTTACTTCTGGATCTTCTTAGAATCTTTCCTCATTtgaatcaaaaagaaaaatttcttTGTGCTTTCATGCATATTTAAAACAGTTAAATTTGTGATTGTCTTGCTGAAGAGCTGCATTGTACTCTGCAGTCCAACACTCAGAAGCATTTCTTTGGTTTCCTTCTTCTATGACTTGGGAATGTCCGGCATCAGCTCTGTGTTACTGGTATCTTTCCCCTTAAACTTAATGAAGCCAGCACTTATAATCCTAGTTACTAGAGTCTTGTTAAAAGAAGGATGTAAGCAAACATGCCTTTTCCTTGGAATGAAACAAGATGCTTATTCATTATACGAAAAAATCCATAACGCCACTGAGTAAAACAGGGTTTACCTATAATTATCAAATAGGTTCTGTTTACATTGTGCGGAATTTAAGCTATATAAGTAACACGGAACTGCAGATTTGTAAGAGCAGCAATATAAAAGTTCAGATGATCAATTGGAGCTTATTTATGTATGTAATAATACCAACATAACTTGCTTTCTGTTTGAATCATTtacttaaaagaaaatatgttttACTTCTTGTGCAGTACTATCTGAAAGCAGCTTTtggttttgacaaaaatcAATTCTCAGAGATCCTGATGATGGTGGGAATAGGTTCAATTTTCTCTCAGGTATATTCTTTTCTAAAACTTCTCTTTTTCCAAATTCCTGTTACTTGCTCCCAGTTTCTTTTCGTATTTCCGAAAATGAAGACTTAGATTGTTCTCTTATTAAGTTCATTATAGTGTTCGTGGACAAAAATTTGGgacaaaatcaaatttatctCATTACTAGTAAAAAGCAGTGTGCCACTTACTATATTTACCTGTTCTTCTTCAACCTTTTCTTTCCGTACCTTTAGAATTAaccgaaaagaaaagaggatgAAGGATTTGTTAGTGTTCATGAAGTTCTATCCTTCAAAAATTTCCCCTTGAATTTCGTTGTAATTATGTGTCACTTAATGTAAGTGTTTAACTATTTTACATTTTGGAAGATCTGTTGAATCCTCTGCTATTCTTCTGCTTAACATATGTTGGTTTTGGTGATTTCCTTTCAGATATTGGTGCTTCCTTTAGCGAACCCATTGGTTGGTGAGAAGGTGATATTGAGCTCAGCCTTGTTGGCCTCAATAGCTTATGTAAGTCATTATCTTTAGCTTGTTCCCCAACCCAAACCCAACTGGGGAAGATGATAGagaacaaaacagaaaatctaATGTTGCTTTTTTGCTGTACAGGCATTGCTCTATGGCTTGGCTTGGGCTCCTTGGGTAGGCATACTTGAAAATAACCTTGTCAAGAAAGATGCCCAAGATTCACCTCCATtctcttaattaatattagtATTATAATTTTGcatttagttaattttatgcTTTTACTTCAGtaggcaaaagaaaaaggggaatTTCCCTTAGTACCAGGAATTAGAATGATTCCAGAGTAACgcgaaaaatttgaaaatgcaGGTACCCTACTTAAGTGCCTCCTTTGGGGTCATCTACATTCTTGTGAAACCTTCTGTAAGTACTATATACTCCTTTGTTATTTCTGtgaaattttctaattttgaagAACTTCttattggaagaaaaaaatataaattgaatttCGATTACTGGGGTTCAGGTAGGTACTTAATTGTGATGGTCTTTCTTTCCATGCTTCCATTGATTGAACTCTTGCTTTGCAGACTTTTGCAATTATTTCCAGAGCAACATGCTCAACCAATCAGGTGAGCAGAGCAGAGAGAACCattattcaatttgtttttgttttggtttctcACACTTTCAAACAGTTGGGTATTTTTTCTTACACAACGGCTTTGTTGGATTGCATACAGGGAAAAGTACAAGGATTTATAGCTGGTGTGCAGTCAATATCAAGTCTGCTATCTCCAGTTGCCATGAGTCCATTGACATGTAAGTGCATGTTTCTGTTTGTTATGTGTCAGTGTTTATTTTTCTAggtgatgaattttttttttccggaacCACTTCCATTGTAGTTATGAtggcttgaattttttgttcttgtatTAGCATGGTTTCTATCTAGCAATGCCCCTTTCAACTGCAAAGGTTTTAGCATCATATGCGCATCCATATGCATGGTAAGCCACCCttcatgtgtatatatatatatatatatatatctctctctctctctctcccgtgtTCTTTAATGACTAACATGCATGCTAATCTAATCTGGTCATGACCAGATGGTTGCTTTTTGCATTGCTTGCAAGCTTAAACTGGTCGAACGCTCTTCAGAGGACATTGAAACACCACTACTAACTGATAGTTAATTCTATTTCTGCATCCCAAGCTCTGCATTGGTGGGAACTTCATGTAGTGAATCTTCCAAAGGAAAATATTAGACACCAAAGAGTTTTCCCCAGTCTCGCATTATCTGAGtctcatcaaatgataaaaattATGTAGAACCCATATAGGTTCCACTTTATGTGTTGTGTTTAGAAGTTAAGTTAGATAGAACTGCTCTCCACCAAATACTTTGTGTAGTCCTTGGGCGGATattgtaaatattttgttgttgtggggTATTGTAAATATTTTACATCCTTGAGCAAACTGAGTACTTTTTCCCCCAAAAACGTTTGTCCTCTATAATGTCAAATGTCCAACCGAAGGCCAACGCAATCCTAATCCTAATCCTATCAAATTTAGTTCAACATGCTCTGTTACCATATTAGAATTTGACCATGCTAGTTAAAATCAATTGGTAATGGTTGGTTTAAGATCATTTAAAGGGAATCTAgtgcaaaacccaaaacaaacgATCAGCTctcaaacaaacccaaaatattttcaaaaagatgaaaaacccCCTTCTTTTTAgcaccaaagacatgcaagtCCTAGGGCTCTTTCCTCCACCAACATCAACATGTGAAAAGACTAGACCAACATGTGAAGATTTTGTCTCTGTTCAAGACCAACATGTGAAGATTTTCTCTCTGTCAAACAGTTGTTATTGCATAACGACAGTGCCATCAataatgttttgtttgtttgtacaTATTTTGAGTCCATTTTTTGCATGTGAAGTATGTGTGAAGTGTTTATgtccttttctctttcatttttggttttcttagTAGACTTCTTGTCTAAAATAgggaaacatttttttttataattatgttaTTATCTTGCTAAATTGACAAACAATACTTTGTTTGAGCACTTGGTCATGTTTGATATTTATCATAATAATAACTAGATGTCTGTCAGGGAATCTCTCAGTTATGCTCCATAGCCATTTAAGTTGGCGTCTTTGCAGTTCCATATTCTAGGCATGGTGTTTGGTTGTTATTTTGGCCTTTAGAAACATTGACTGAGACAACCATAGAAAAATATGTTATCAGAGCTTTAGTTTAGCACTTTAATGATTAATTATAACAGTAAAGTATCTTGAGGACAGAAGTCAATCAACACAACTGATAAAAAACCAACGTTTTATAAGatgttaaaattttgttaattatcaTAATCACTAGTTAAGAACAATAAACCTTTTACACTTTTGGCCCTTGGTGGACACACAttagaataaaagaaaggtTACAAGAATTAAAAAGATAGAAAGTTGAATACCAAATAGAATTTGGAATGAATG
Above is a window of Prunus persica cultivar Lovell chromosome G2, Prunus_persica_NCBIv2, whole genome shotgun sequence DNA encoding:
- the LOC18780128 gene encoding hippocampus abundant transcript-like protein 1, producing MGWMESVLIEVRPLFHLLFPLCVHWIAEEMTVSVLVDVTAAALCPSQSTCSQAIYINGVQQTVVGLFKMVVLPLLGQLADERGRKPLLLLTVSTTIFPFVLLAWNQSKEFVYAYYVIRTVSYILSQGSIFCIAVAYVADVVNENKRAAVFSWITGLFSASHVLGNVLARFLPEKYIFAVSIALLIFCPVYMQMFLTETINKRAPKSDQGLSCLTKIVTIIRKRYASMRDAATIVVSSPTLRSISLVSFFYDLGMSGISSVLLYYLKAAFGFDKNQFSEILMMVGIGSIFSQILVLPLANPLVGEKVILSSALLASIAYALLYGLAWAPWVPYLSASFGVIYILVKPSTFAIISRATCSTNQGKVQGFIAGVQSISSLLSPVAMSPLTSWFLSSNAPFNCKGFSIICASICMMVAFCIACKLKLVERSSEDIETPLLTDS